Proteins from one Sphingopyxis terrae subsp. terrae NBRC 15098 genomic window:
- a CDS encoding GlsB/YeaQ/YmgE family stress response membrane protein, which translates to MGIIIWLVVGGVVGWLASIVMRTDAQQGILLNIVVGIIGAFIGGLLIGGGSINNAITLYSFLVSLLGAIILLAIVNLVRRGSVR; encoded by the coding sequence ATCGGCATTATCATCTGGCTCGTTGTCGGCGGTGTGGTCGGCTGGCTCGCCAGCATCGTCATGCGCACCGACGCGCAGCAGGGCATCCTGCTCAATATCGTTGTCGGCATCATCGGCGCCTTCATCGGCGGCTTGCTGATCGGCGGCGGTTCGATCAACAACGCGATTACGCTGTACAGCTTCCTCGTGTCGCTGCTGGGTGCGATCATCCTGCTGGCGATCGTGAATCTGGTGCGCCGCGGCAGCGTCCGCTGA
- a CDS encoding BlaI/MecI/CopY family transcriptional regulator: MAERPSESEMQVLAALWDDAPQSAADLTARVGRANGWTQATVKTLLARLVQKGAVSAEADGRRYLYRPAVDRDAAVGDESQRFVDRLFGGRVSPLIAHLADREALTDTDIAEIEALLRKLKS; this comes from the coding sequence GTGGCGGAACGACCAAGCGAATCCGAAATGCAGGTGCTGGCCGCACTGTGGGACGACGCCCCGCAGTCCGCGGCCGATCTGACCGCGCGCGTCGGCCGGGCGAATGGCTGGACGCAGGCAACGGTCAAGACGCTGCTCGCGCGGCTCGTACAGAAAGGCGCCGTTTCGGCGGAGGCCGACGGCCGGCGTTATCTCTATCGTCCGGCGGTTGATCGCGACGCGGCGGTGGGCGACGAGTCGCAGCGTTTCGTTGACCGCCTCTTCGGCGGCCGCGTCAGCCCGCTCATCGCGCATCTCGCCGACCGCGAAGCCTTGACCGACACCGACATCGCCGAGATCGAGGCGCTGCTCCGGAAGCTCAAATCATGA
- a CDS encoding DUF4230 domain-containing protein, translated as MTRGSFRVLIVALLALAIFLGWRAWDGWQKSYDPQTVVAASLQGLQEQNVLVPFTARYVAVVTSTQSRLGLEAKKTLIMPGTVRYEVDLAKLKSADLDWDAATNALTVTLPPLRLAGPEIDIDAISEYRDGLILLTLTDAERALDAANRKAGQAELIRQARGDTPMRLAENAARTAIEQSFSMPLKAAGIDAKVTARFGR; from the coding sequence ATGACCAGGGGATCGTTCCGCGTCCTGATCGTCGCGCTGCTGGCGCTCGCCATCTTTCTGGGATGGCGCGCGTGGGACGGGTGGCAGAAGAGCTATGATCCGCAAACCGTGGTCGCGGCGAGCCTGCAGGGGCTTCAGGAGCAGAATGTCCTCGTGCCCTTCACCGCCCGCTATGTCGCGGTCGTGACCTCGACGCAGAGCCGGCTGGGGCTGGAAGCCAAGAAGACGCTGATCATGCCGGGGACGGTGCGGTACGAGGTCGATCTCGCCAAGCTGAAGTCCGCCGATCTCGACTGGGATGCGGCGACCAACGCGCTGACCGTGACCTTGCCGCCACTACGCCTCGCGGGCCCGGAAATCGACATCGACGCGATCAGCGAATATCGCGACGGGCTGATCCTTCTGACGCTCACCGATGCCGAACGGGCGCTCGATGCCGCGAATCGCAAGGCGGGGCAGGCCGAATTGATCAGACAGGCGCGGGGCGACACGCCGATGCGGCTCGCCGAAAATGCCGCCCGGACGGCGATCGAGCAAAGCTTTTCGATGCCGCTCAAAGCCGCGGGGATCGACGCCAAGGTTACGGCGCGCTTCGGGCGCTGA
- a CDS encoding GlsB/YeaQ/YmgE family stress response membrane protein, with protein sequence MIDFIIAIVVGGIIGWLASIVMRTDAQQGIFLNIIVGCIGSILGRFLLGGLIGGGHLRGDAFDPKTLLTAFLGAVILLAIVNLVRRGRVR encoded by the coding sequence ATGATCGATTTCATCATCGCTATCGTCGTGGGCGGCATCATCGGCTGGCTTGCCAGCATCGTAATGCGTACCGACGCACAACAAGGCATTTTCCTGAATATCATCGTCGGCTGCATCGGCTCTATTCTGGGTCGGTTTCTGCTCGGCGGTCTGATCGGCGGCGGCCATTTGCGTGGTGACGCGTTCGATCCGAAGACGTTGCTGACGGCCTTTCTGGGCGCCGTGATCCTGCTTGCCATCGTCAATCTGGTCCGGCGGGGCAGGGTGCGCTGA
- a CDS encoding efflux RND transporter periplasmic adaptor subunit yields MDSLAGSTQSFYEEADNRRKRTILIVALVLTAIVLAVAWFAFGSGKAGDGAASGGAAGAAAGASTPTVTVMIPGRQSVEAVIAANGTIAARREMPVGIAGEGGQVVRVLVEPGQWVGAGQTLAVIDRSVQAQQAASLSASIRVARADADLAQSELDRAEALVGRGFISKADLDRKRATRDSANARVRVAEAQYKEAVARNGRLNIVAPAAGLVLTRQVEPGQVVGAGSGVLFRMAKAGEMEMLAQLAEGDLQRVRTGTRATVTPVGTNLQIAGQVWQVSPVVNPDTRQGTVRIAVPYSDALRPGGFADARLVSGSAEAPLLPESAVQSGPEGNYVLIVGKDDKIERRPVKVGTVTDGGVSIASGLTGNEKVVVLAGAFLNVGDKVKPTIQKSPQ; encoded by the coding sequence ATGGATAGCCTGGCGGGTTCGACCCAAAGCTTTTACGAAGAGGCGGACAATCGCCGCAAGCGTACGATCCTGATCGTCGCGCTGGTGTTGACCGCGATCGTGCTTGCCGTCGCCTGGTTTGCGTTCGGTTCGGGCAAGGCCGGCGACGGCGCGGCCTCGGGCGGCGCCGCGGGCGCCGCTGCGGGCGCCAGCACGCCGACCGTGACGGTGATGATCCCGGGCCGCCAGTCGGTCGAAGCGGTCATCGCCGCCAATGGCACCATCGCCGCACGGCGCGAGATGCCGGTCGGTATCGCGGGCGAGGGCGGCCAGGTCGTCAGGGTTCTGGTCGAACCCGGTCAGTGGGTCGGCGCGGGCCAGACGCTCGCGGTGATCGACCGCTCGGTGCAGGCGCAGCAGGCCGCAAGCCTTTCCGCATCGATCCGCGTCGCCAGGGCGGACGCCGATCTGGCGCAATCCGAACTCGATCGCGCCGAAGCGCTGGTCGGACGCGGCTTCATTTCGAAAGCGGACCTCGACCGCAAGCGCGCGACGCGCGATTCTGCGAACGCGCGGGTTCGCGTTGCCGAAGCGCAGTATAAGGAAGCCGTTGCGCGCAACGGCCGTCTGAACATCGTCGCGCCTGCGGCGGGTCTGGTGCTTACGCGTCAGGTCGAACCGGGCCAGGTCGTCGGCGCCGGCAGCGGCGTGCTGTTCCGCATGGCCAAGGCCGGCGAAATGGAAATGCTCGCGCAACTGGCCGAGGGCGATCTCCAGCGCGTCCGCACCGGAACACGCGCGACCGTAACCCCGGTCGGCACCAACCTGCAGATCGCCGGACAGGTGTGGCAGGTGTCGCCGGTCGTCAATCCCGACACGCGGCAGGGCACCGTGCGCATTGCCGTCCCTTACAGCGATGCACTGCGTCCCGGCGGCTTCGCCGACGCTCGCCTGGTCTCGGGTTCGGCCGAGGCGCCTCTGCTTCCCGAAAGCGCGGTGCAGAGCGGTCCCGAGGGCAATTATGTCCTGATCGTCGGCAAGGACGACAAGATCGAACGGCGTCCGGTCAAGGTCGGCACCGTCACCGATGGCGGCGTGTCGATCGCGTCGGGTCTGACCGGCAACGAAAAGGTCGTCGTGCTGGCGGGCGCCTTCCTCAACGTCGGCGACAAGGTGAAGCCGACGATCCAGAAATCGCCGCAATAA
- the nadA gene encoding quinolinate synthase NadA yields the protein MTAPVRENLSGLDLRAEIDRLRKERNAVILAHYYQKPEIQDLADFVGDSLELSRKAAETDADVIAFCGVKFMAETAKILSPEKIVILPDLDAGCSLEDSCPPEQFARFRAAHPDHIALTYINCSAAVKALSDVIVTSSSAETIISQIPPEQKIIFGPDRHLGGYLNRKFGRDMLLWPGVCIVHEAFSETELLKLKAQHPDAPVAAHPECPPYIVDHADYVGSTSGILQFAKTFDGDTLIVATEPHIIHQMQLALPEKNFIGAPGADGNCNCNICPYMALNTMEKLYIALRDLKPQIELDEDLRLAARKSLDRMLEMASGTVGKGDLGAR from the coding sequence ATGACTGCTCCCGTCCGCGAAAATCTCTCCGGCCTCGACCTGCGCGCCGAGATCGATCGTCTGCGCAAGGAGCGCAATGCGGTGATTCTGGCGCATTATTACCAGAAGCCGGAAATTCAGGATCTTGCCGATTTCGTCGGCGATTCGCTCGAGCTTTCGCGCAAGGCGGCCGAGACCGATGCCGATGTCATCGCCTTTTGCGGGGTCAAGTTCATGGCCGAGACCGCGAAAATTCTCAGCCCCGAAAAGATCGTGATCCTGCCCGATCTCGACGCCGGGTGCAGCCTGGAGGACAGCTGCCCGCCCGAACAATTCGCGCGGTTCCGCGCCGCCCATCCCGACCATATCGCGCTGACCTACATCAACTGCTCAGCGGCGGTAAAGGCGCTCAGCGACGTAATCGTGACCTCATCGAGCGCCGAGACGATCATCAGCCAGATCCCGCCCGAACAGAAGATCATCTTCGGTCCCGACCGCCACCTCGGCGGCTATCTGAACCGCAAGTTCGGGCGCGACATGCTGCTCTGGCCCGGCGTGTGCATCGTCCACGAAGCCTTCAGCGAAACCGAGCTGCTGAAGCTGAAGGCGCAGCATCCGGACGCGCCGGTCGCGGCGCACCCCGAATGCCCGCCCTATATCGTCGATCATGCCGATTATGTCGGATCGACCAGCGGCATCCTGCAATTCGCCAAGACCTTCGACGGCGATACGCTGATCGTCGCGACCGAACCGCATATCATCCACCAGATGCAGCTCGCGCTGCCCGAGAAGAATTTCATCGGTGCGCCGGGTGCGGACGGCAACTGCAACTGTAACATCTGCCCCTATATGGCGCTCAACACGATGGAAAAGCTCTACATCGCGCTGCGCGACCTGAAGCCGCAGATCGAACTCGACGAGGACCTGCGCCTTGCCGCGCGCAAGAGCCTCGACAGGATGCTCGAAATGGCGTCGGGAACCGTCGGCAAGGGCGATCTGGGCGCCCGCTGA
- a CDS encoding MBL fold metallo-hydrolase — translation MGRVSEEKPWPDTIRAGDCEQHEPLVRRVLAPNPSPYTFTGTQTWIVGAGRDVAIIDPGPTGSGMSIGDPPDANGAGHVDAILRAVEGQRVAAILCTHTHRDHSPAAAPLKEAMGAPIIGCAPLALSDDGPRADSAFDPDYAPDRVLTDGERIAGDGWTIEAVATPGHTSNHLCYALVESGALFTGDHVMAWSTSVVSPPDGDMAAYMTSLAKLYDRDDRVYYPAHGPAVAKPKQLVRGMLGHRRQRERQILRELEKGPRVVPDMVKHMYKGLDPRLTGAAGRSVLAHLLDLESRGRVARDADCWRLVA, via the coding sequence ATGGGAAGGGTGAGCGAAGAAAAACCCTGGCCCGACACGATCCGTGCCGGCGACTGCGAACAGCATGAGCCGCTGGTGCGCCGCGTGCTTGCGCCCAATCCGTCCCCCTATACCTTCACCGGCACCCAGACATGGATCGTCGGTGCCGGGCGCGATGTTGCGATTATCGACCCCGGCCCGACGGGATCGGGGATGAGCATCGGCGATCCGCCCGACGCGAATGGCGCGGGCCATGTCGATGCGATTTTGCGCGCCGTCGAAGGGCAGCGTGTGGCGGCGATCCTCTGCACCCACACGCACCGCGACCACAGCCCCGCGGCAGCGCCGCTGAAAGAGGCGATGGGCGCGCCGATCATCGGCTGCGCACCGCTCGCGCTTTCGGACGATGGCCCGCGCGCCGATTCGGCCTTCGATCCCGATTATGCGCCCGACCGCGTGCTGACCGACGGCGAGCGGATCGCCGGTGATGGCTGGACGATCGAGGCGGTGGCGACACCGGGCCATACGTCGAACCATTTATGCTATGCGCTTGTCGAAAGCGGCGCGCTGTTCACCGGCGACCATGTCATGGCCTGGTCGACGAGCGTCGTCAGCCCGCCCGACGGCGACATGGCCGCCTATATGACGAGCCTTGCCAAGCTCTATGACCGCGACGACCGCGTCTATTATCCGGCGCACGGCCCGGCGGTCGCAAAGCCCAAACAGCTCGTCCGCGGCATGCTGGGGCATCGCAGGCAGCGCGAGCGCCAGATATTGCGGGAACTCGAAAAGGGGCCGCGCGTCGTCCCTGATATGGTGAAGCATATGTACAAGGGGCTCGACCCCCGCCTGACCGGCGCCGCGGGCCGATCGGTGCTCGCCCATCTTCTCGACCTTGAAAGCCGCGGCCGGGTGGCGCGCGACGCGGACTGCTGGCGTCTGGTGGCATGA
- a CDS encoding M56 family metallopeptidase has product MSGATILQIWGDTLVTTALLVFAVLLVRKPFARQFGPRLTYALWLVPALRLVLPPLPLADPVAAPVAASVPADVMLIEAADAARTIGTPAAMPQPSWGLADALPLLFTLWMAGALLLIATAIVRHMRFRRLVLEQAVALEPIGSIRLVMSGAVDGPVAFGLFSRYVAVPHDFFARYAAEERALAIDHELAHHRHGDLWANSAALLLLASQWFNPLAWRAIRAFRFDQEAACDARVLTMADTAERRVRTAHYAAAIAKAAVGARLSLAAPMAVHDNLQERLTMLTQQDISKKRRLAGKLLVGSATLAVLGATATLVPAGTATAHVQDAGVIAPPAPPAPPAAPEAPPAPPAPLEPVADGPHHIMIVTTKGDGESETVTTSADGTRREVNRVVVRQIVDGDGKAARVALAPGTGEGRRFELHLPGNLSREDILATLKEQGISGARAEAIADKLEAKRTERFRTALAPMPPMPPLPPMPPMGEGAWRSKDGKAMATATCKDGQKSVRLFSSDEQEQGGRNRMVMMVCGDAGASKADRVAALKKARDRLAADSRSAMSGEMRAKVIADMDRAIAEAEKGQ; this is encoded by the coding sequence ATGAGCGGCGCGACCATCCTCCAGATATGGGGCGACACGCTCGTCACCACCGCTCTGCTCGTCTTCGCGGTGCTGCTGGTGCGCAAGCCTTTCGCGCGCCAGTTCGGTCCGCGCCTGACCTATGCGCTCTGGCTCGTGCCGGCGCTGCGGCTGGTGCTGCCGCCATTGCCCTTGGCCGATCCGGTGGCAGCGCCGGTCGCGGCGAGCGTCCCGGCCGATGTGATGCTGATCGAGGCGGCCGACGCGGCGCGGACGATCGGGACGCCGGCGGCGATGCCGCAACCGAGTTGGGGGCTGGCCGACGCGCTGCCGCTGCTGTTCACCCTGTGGATGGCGGGCGCGCTGTTGCTGATCGCGACGGCGATCGTGCGGCATATGCGTTTCCGGCGGCTGGTGCTGGAGCAGGCGGTCGCGCTCGAACCGATCGGATCGATCCGTCTCGTCATGAGCGGCGCCGTCGATGGTCCCGTCGCCTTTGGCCTTTTCAGCCGATATGTGGCGGTGCCCCACGACTTTTTCGCCCGCTACGCCGCCGAAGAGCGCGCGCTAGCGATCGATCATGAACTTGCGCACCATCGCCACGGCGATCTGTGGGCAAACAGCGCCGCGCTGCTGCTGCTCGCCTCGCAATGGTTCAACCCGCTCGCGTGGCGCGCGATCCGGGCGTTTCGTTTCGACCAGGAGGCGGCGTGCGACGCGCGCGTGCTGACGATGGCCGACACCGCCGAACGCCGCGTGCGCACCGCCCATTATGCCGCTGCCATCGCCAAGGCAGCGGTCGGTGCGCGCCTATCACTTGCCGCCCCGATGGCGGTTCACGATAATCTGCAGGAGAGGCTGACCATGTTGACGCAGCAGGATATTTCGAAAAAGCGACGCCTTGCCGGAAAGCTTCTCGTCGGCAGCGCAACGCTGGCCGTGCTCGGCGCGACCGCGACGCTCGTCCCCGCCGGGACCGCCACCGCGCATGTCCAGGACGCCGGCGTGATCGCGCCGCCCGCACCGCCGGCACCGCCCGCCGCGCCCGAAGCGCCCCCGGCCCCTCCCGCACCTCTTGAGCCGGTTGCGGACGGTCCGCACCATATCATGATCGTCACCACCAAGGGCGATGGCGAGAGCGAAACCGTGACGACCTCGGCCGACGGCACGCGGCGCGAAGTGAACCGCGTGGTCGTGCGCCAGATCGTCGATGGCGACGGCAAGGCGGCGCGTGTCGCGCTGGCGCCCGGTACCGGAGAGGGACGGCGGTTCGAGCTTCACTTGCCGGGGAATCTGTCGCGCGAGGACATTCTGGCGACGCTGAAAGAACAGGGCATCAGCGGCGCGCGCGCCGAGGCCATTGCGGACAAGCTGGAAGCCAAGCGCACCGAGCGCTTCCGCACCGCGCTGGCTCCAATGCCGCCGATGCCGCCACTCCCGCCGATGCCTCCGATGGGCGAAGGCGCCTGGCGCTCGAAGGATGGCAAGGCGATGGCGACGGCCACCTGCAAGGACGGGCAGAAATCGGTTCGGCTGTTTTCCAGCGACGAACAGGAACAGGGCGGCCGCAACCGCATGGTGATGATGGTGTGCGGCGATGCCGGGGCGAGCAAGGCCGATCGGGTCGCGGCGCTCAAAAAGGCGCGCGACCGGTTGGCGGCCGACAGCCGTAGCGCGATGTCCGGCGAAATGCGCGCCAAGGTGATCGCCGACATGGATCGCGCCATAGCCGAGGCCGAAAAGGGCCAATAA
- a CDS encoding efflux RND transporter permease subunit, which translates to MSFRNISAWCIRNPVPPIVLFALLLLAGIVSFNRMDVNDNPDIEFPAVQVIVAQPGAAPAELETQVTQRVEAAVRSVSGVDELSSYVSEGSSRTMVQFAIGTPIDRAYNDVNQAISQIRSNLPDGILEPQVIRVDIAGGPITYFSVEATDMTLEQLSWFVDNTVAKELLSVPGMSQVRRSGGVDREIRVILDPARMQSYGLTASQVNQQLRQVNLNAAGGRTEIAGSEQAVRVLGNAQNAFQLGETRISIGNGRTIQLSDVAKVTDGYAEQRNLAKINGRQVLSFSIEKAKGSSDVSVHDEAMKKLAEIEKNNPKVKFKILFTRTEYTKEQYRSSMAAMIEGAVLAVVVVFLFLRDWRATMISAMAIPLSAIPTFWFMDLMGFSLNSLSLLALSLVAGVLVDDAIVEIENIVRHMRMGKTAYQASIDAADEIGLAVVATTMSIVAVFLPVALMPGISGQFFIQFGMTVVFAVLMSLAVARMITPMIAAYFLAAHGEQAHAEGPWIDRYERVLRWTLDNGKHHAVRARYEAVPTRLAFLAVPLILSGIFVLYSAYAYFQPVPVGQDAPNTALYFLLRTPALTVIVFLATSLLAILLGALAWFVGMRQWAFTGWAKFMLQRAWARLFDHRVWIVGIGAAAFVLSIVLFATLPQQFQPTINSDYSQIKYELPPGSTLAQSEHIANQVSSILSASPAVDTAFFDVNVGGGNAFLTLKKDRDISSVEWERSLQPKLTAIPDARVSFQSQSGGFSGRDITMVIGGDDPVALEKHALKIVDEMSKLKELRAPRIEGDIPRPEIIVNPRMDLAAELGVTTAALSQTIRIATLGDIDQNAAKFSLSDRQIPIRVLLSEDSRRSLATIENLPVPTSRGTTVPLKSVAEIGFGAGPTELRRYNQTRRIVIGADLAPGLVTGNAQQKIDALPAVKNMPQGIRKVIQGDQKWQAELIKNFLIAVVSGLMLVFSTLVLLYRRFLSPLVNMSSLLLAPLGGLLGLLVTGMPISMPVYIGLLMLLGIVAKNSILLVDFAIEEMDKGIGKVEALVDAGRKRAQPIIMTTVAMVAGMVPTALSLSGDGAWRAPMGVVVIGGLILSTMLTLLIVPAGFSLADSIEKRLGRFFSSNLLTYKKGDDTRPHGDAAPQPAE; encoded by the coding sequence ATGAGCTTTCGCAACATCTCCGCCTGGTGCATCCGCAATCCGGTGCCGCCGATCGTCCTGTTCGCGCTGCTGCTGCTGGCGGGGATCGTCAGCTTCAACCGGATGGACGTCAACGACAATCCCGATATCGAATTCCCGGCGGTGCAGGTCATCGTCGCGCAGCCGGGCGCTGCGCCAGCGGAACTCGAAACGCAGGTGACGCAGCGCGTCGAAGCTGCGGTGCGCAGCGTCAGCGGCGTCGACGAATTGTCCTCCTATGTCAGCGAAGGCAGCAGCCGTACGATGGTGCAATTTGCGATCGGGACACCGATCGATCGCGCCTATAATGACGTCAATCAGGCGATTTCCCAAATCCGCAGCAATCTGCCCGACGGGATTCTCGAGCCGCAGGTGATCCGTGTCGATATCGCCGGCGGCCCGATCACCTATTTCTCGGTCGAAGCGACCGACATGACGCTCGAACAATTGTCGTGGTTCGTCGACAATACGGTCGCAAAAGAGCTGCTGTCGGTGCCGGGTATGAGCCAGGTGCGCCGTTCGGGCGGGGTCGACCGCGAAATCCGCGTGATCCTCGATCCCGCGCGGATGCAGAGCTATGGCCTGACCGCGAGCCAGGTGAACCAGCAGCTCCGTCAGGTCAATCTGAACGCGGCGGGCGGGCGCACCGAAATTGCCGGGTCGGAACAGGCGGTCCGCGTCCTCGGCAACGCGCAGAATGCATTCCAGCTCGGCGAAACGCGCATTTCGATCGGCAACGGCCGGACGATCCAGCTTTCCGACGTGGCCAAGGTGACCGACGGTTATGCCGAACAGCGTAATCTGGCGAAGATCAACGGCCGTCAGGTGCTGTCCTTCTCGATTGAAAAGGCGAAGGGCTCGTCCGACGTCAGCGTCCATGACGAGGCGATGAAAAAGCTGGCGGAGATCGAGAAGAACAACCCCAAGGTGAAGTTCAAGATCCTCTTCACCCGCACCGAATATACGAAGGAACAATATCGCAGCTCGATGGCCGCGATGATCGAAGGCGCGGTGCTCGCCGTCGTCGTCGTCTTCCTGTTCCTGCGCGACTGGCGCGCCACGATGATCAGCGCGATGGCGATCCCGCTGTCGGCCATTCCGACTTTCTGGTTCATGGATCTGATGGGCTTTTCGCTCAACAGCCTGTCGCTGCTGGCGCTCAGCCTTGTCGCCGGGGTACTGGTCGACGACGCGATCGTCGAGATCGAAAATATCGTCCGACATATGCGTATGGGCAAGACGGCCTATCAGGCTTCGATCGACGCCGCCGACGAAATCGGGCTCGCGGTTGTGGCGACGACGATGTCGATCGTCGCGGTCTTCCTGCCCGTCGCGCTGATGCCCGGCATCTCGGGCCAGTTCTTCATCCAGTTCGGGATGACCGTGGTGTTCGCGGTGCTGATGAGCCTTGCCGTCGCGCGTATGATAACGCCGATGATCGCGGCCTATTTCCTGGCCGCGCATGGCGAACAGGCGCACGCCGAAGGGCCGTGGATCGATCGTTACGAGCGCGTGCTGCGCTGGACGCTCGACAATGGCAAGCATCACGCGGTGCGCGCCCGCTACGAAGCGGTTCCGACCCGGCTCGCCTTCCTCGCTGTTCCCCTGATCCTGTCGGGCATCTTCGTCCTCTATTCGGCCTACGCCTATTTCCAGCCGGTGCCGGTCGGTCAGGATGCGCCGAATACGGCGCTGTATTTCCTGCTGCGCACGCCGGCGCTGACCGTGATCGTCTTCCTTGCGACCAGCTTGCTTGCGATCTTGCTCGGTGCGCTCGCCTGGTTTGTCGGTATGCGCCAATGGGCCTTTACCGGCTGGGCCAAGTTCATGCTGCAGCGCGCCTGGGCACGGCTGTTCGATCACCGCGTGTGGATCGTCGGCATCGGCGCCGCGGCCTTCGTGCTGAGCATCGTCCTGTTCGCCACGCTGCCGCAGCAGTTCCAGCCGACGATCAACAGCGATTACAGCCAGATCAAATATGAGCTGCCGCCGGGATCGACGCTGGCGCAGAGCGAGCATATCGCGAACCAGGTTTCGTCGATACTCAGCGCAAGCCCCGCCGTCGATACGGCCTTTTTCGACGTCAATGTCGGCGGCGGCAATGCCTTCCTGACGCTCAAGAAGGACCGCGATATCAGCAGCGTCGAATGGGAACGCAGCCTGCAGCCGAAGTTGACGGCGATTCCCGATGCGCGCGTGTCGTTCCAGAGCCAGTCGGGCGGCTTTTCGGGCCGCGACATCACGATGGTGATCGGCGGCGACGATCCGGTCGCGCTGGAAAAGCACGCGCTCAAGATCGTCGACGAAATGAGCAAGCTCAAGGAACTGCGCGCGCCGCGGATCGAGGGCGACATTCCGCGGCCCGAGATCATCGTCAATCCGCGCATGGATCTGGCCGCCGAACTCGGCGTGACCACCGCGGCGCTCAGCCAGACGATCCGCATCGCGACGCTGGGTGATATCGATCAGAATGCGGCGAAATTCTCCCTGTCCGATCGCCAGATACCGATCCGCGTGCTGCTGTCAGAAGATTCGCGCCGCAGCCTCGCGACGATCGAGAATCTGCCGGTGCCGACCTCGCGCGGGACGACCGTGCCGCTGAAATCGGTGGCAGAAATCGGCTTCGGCGCCGGTCCGACCGAATTGCGTCGCTACAATCAGACGCGGCGTATCGTCATCGGGGCGGATCTTGCGCCCGGCCTTGTCACGGGCAATGCGCAGCAAAAGATCGATGCGCTGCCCGCGGTCAAGAATATGCCGCAGGGCATCCGCAAGGTCATCCAGGGCGACCAGAAGTGGCAGGCCGAGCTGATCAAGAACTTCCTGATCGCGGTCGTGTCGGGCCTGATGCTCGTATTCTCGACGCTCGTGCTGCTCTATCGCCGCTTCCTGTCGCCGCTGGTCAACATGTCGTCGCTGCTGCTGGCACCGCTCGGCGGGTTGCTCGGCCTGCTCGTGACCGGGATGCCGATCTCGATGCCCGTCTATATCGGCCTGCTGATGCTGCTGGGGATCGTCGCCAAAAACTCGATCCTGCTCGTCGATTTCGCGATCGAGGAAATGGACAAGGGGATCGGCAAGGTCGAGGCCCTCGTCGATGCAGGGCGCAAGCGCGCGCAGCCGATCATCATGACGACCGTCGCGATGGTCGCGGGCATGGTGCCGACGGCGCTGTCGCTGTCGGGTGACGGTGCATGGCGCGCGCCGATGGGCGTGGTCGTCATCGGCGGCCTGATCCTGTCGACGATGCTGACGCTGCTGATCGTGCCCGCAGGCTTCAGCCTGGCCGACAGCATCGAAAAGCGCCTTGGCCGCTTCTTCTCGAGCAATCTGCTCACCTACAAGAAGGGCGACGATACGCGGCCGCACGGCGATGCCGCGCCGCAGCCGGCCGAGTAA